The following proteins are encoded in a genomic region of Leptospira fainei serovar Hurstbridge str. BUT 6:
- the cfa gene encoding cyclopropane fatty acyl phospholipid synthase: MRNAIRNKVENLFSGAGISFGGNSPWDIKIRDEAFYERLIAKGSLGFGEAYMDGWFESEQLDQTVYRIVKAGLENAGGKSWRDILLLVLSRLINQQNKSRAFEVGERHYDLGNDLFQEMLDPELVYSCAYWKNTTNLADAQKNKLDLICRKIGLKSGMKVLDIGCGWGGFARHAARNYGAEVVGISVSKEQLALATELSKGLKIEFRLQDYRDVNEPFDRIVSIGQMEHVGFKNYRTYMKLVFKCLKDKGLFLLHTIGSNDTARVGDAWIEKYIFPNSLLPSLAQLTSASENLFVLEDLQNFGSDYDKTLMAWYHNFEKSWKKIGSKYGERFYKMWKFYLLACAGAFRARKLQLWQFVFTKGVDGVYEAAR, from the coding sequence ATGCGAAACGCAATTAGGAATAAAGTGGAAAATCTTTTTTCAGGAGCAGGAATTTCCTTTGGAGGAAATTCCCCATGGGATATAAAGATCAGAGACGAAGCATTCTACGAAAGATTAATCGCCAAAGGCTCGTTAGGTTTTGGAGAAGCCTATATGGACGGATGGTTCGAAAGCGAACAGTTGGATCAAACCGTCTATAGAATCGTCAAGGCGGGACTCGAAAATGCAGGCGGAAAATCCTGGAGGGATATTCTCCTACTCGTGCTTTCACGTTTGATCAATCAGCAAAATAAAAGCAGAGCGTTCGAAGTCGGAGAAAGGCATTATGATCTTGGAAACGATCTCTTCCAAGAAATGCTTGATCCGGAGCTAGTATATTCCTGCGCATATTGGAAGAACACGACTAACCTGGCCGACGCACAGAAAAACAAACTGGATTTAATTTGCCGTAAAATAGGATTAAAATCGGGGATGAAGGTGTTGGACATAGGTTGCGGTTGGGGAGGCTTTGCCCGACATGCCGCGCGCAATTATGGAGCGGAAGTTGTGGGAATCAGCGTTTCCAAAGAACAGTTAGCTCTGGCAACCGAACTCTCGAAAGGTTTAAAGATCGAATTTAGATTACAGGATTATAGGGACGTGAACGAACCATTCGATCGTATCGTTTCCATCGGGCAAATGGAGCATGTAGGATTTAAGAATTATAGGACCTATATGAAACTTGTGTTTAAGTGTCTTAAAGACAAGGGGCTCTTCCTATTGCATACGATAGGATCCAACGATACCGCAAGAGTTGGGGATGCCTGGATAGAAAAATATATATTCCCCAATTCCCTTCTCCCTTCATTGGCCCAATTAACGAGCGCGAGCGAAAATTTATTCGTGTTGGAAGATCTACAGAATTTCGGGAGCGATTATGATAAAACATTAATGGCTTGGTATCATAATTTCGAAAAATCCTGGAAGAAGATAGGATCTAAGTACGGAGAAAGATTCTATAAAATGTGGAAATTCTACCTTCTTGCCTGTGCAGGCGCGTTCCGTGCTCGTAAATTACAACTCTGGCAGTTCGTTTTCACTAAAGGAGTGGACGGAGTATACGAGGCTGCAAGATGA
- a CDS encoding efflux RND transporter permease subunit translates to MMMIGIILLGAIGFSRMGLSQMPDVDFPIVNVTLNLEGANASVMETDVVDPIEEVLLTVQGVVEVRSVSTDNSATITVELELKRDVDVAIQEIQTKIAQVQNKLPDALDPPILMKSNPDDTPIIWVSLTAAGRTDQEKMIFVKSHLKDKFQEISGVGEIILGGYVDRTINVFLDPIRLTRAELTVNDITNTLTEQNIEVPSGRVENKSSEVSLRAVGDVPTVEQFSNIFINSRSGAAMFRPVRLREVAHVEDGLDEIRRISRFNGISAVGLGIKKLKGANAVQVGDLIKKKMQELKPTLPKGYDLSIANDNTTFIRDSVEELIFTLVLSALLTGFVCRLFLGSWSSTWNVLLAIPTSVMGTFLILYFAGFTLNTFTLLGLSLAVGIVVDDAIMVLENISRHREMGKTWFQAALDGASEIRFAALAATLAIIAIFLPVAFMSGIIGRYFLEFGVTVAVAVALSLFEALSFTPMRASRYREHKLQEHKKRGGKTAIRFPEPVSGQNRFEQTISKLKIAIAPISFFKKMDPIIERFLQFSERIYGKVLDYVIAYPKAILFAATLLFALSLGFLLLLKKEFIPPQDMGRFIIRAKMPIGSSIYRTDEAMKKVEEYLLKKPEISKYMSNIGGMGGTESNGAMFFVSVKDMGQRPKSKKTGREVTQNEIFADLRKDLKALVPECKFSVQDLSQRGFSAGRGYPVELVLSGPDWANLAKVSDEIRNRLDQSGVLLDIDTDYVSGQPEVRILPNRESAALRGVSMANIGNTIGPLMGGKKVSRFTENGRSYDVRVKINKEQGEKADIIPNISVRNTYGEFVRLKDVLVLQATNTLKNITRVNRDRTIKIFGNPPVAVGQNKSTEESLRIAKEVLPEGYSVDVTGSAKTAGESASSLLFALVMGIVMSYMILASQFNSLKQPLYILLAMPFSFSGALIALYITKQSFNMYSFIGLIMLLGLVKKNSILLVEFVNHVRSQGKSIAEAIREGCPVRLRPVLMTSFASIAAAIPPALALGPGSETRVPMAITILGGLVLSTLITFIVVPAAYFLMEKESNDKLSHTR, encoded by the coding sequence ATGATGATGATCGGCATTATTTTACTAGGCGCAATCGGTTTTTCCCGAATGGGGCTTTCGCAAATGCCGGACGTGGACTTCCCCATAGTAAACGTTACGTTGAATCTAGAGGGCGCCAATGCTTCGGTAATGGAAACCGACGTGGTCGATCCGATCGAAGAAGTTTTACTTACGGTTCAGGGCGTAGTAGAAGTTCGCTCCGTATCCACCGATAACTCCGCAACAATCACGGTCGAACTCGAATTGAAGAGGGATGTCGACGTAGCGATCCAGGAAATTCAAACGAAAATCGCTCAAGTTCAAAATAAACTGCCGGATGCCTTGGATCCACCGATCTTGATGAAGTCCAACCCGGATGATACGCCTATCATTTGGGTTTCGCTGACTGCCGCCGGCCGAACGGACCAAGAGAAAATGATCTTCGTGAAATCGCATCTCAAAGATAAATTCCAAGAGATATCGGGAGTCGGCGAAATCATTTTAGGCGGATACGTGGATAGGACTATCAACGTCTTCTTGGATCCGATACGGTTGACCCGGGCGGAATTGACCGTCAATGATATTACGAATACGTTAACCGAACAGAATATAGAAGTACCTTCCGGAAGAGTGGAAAACAAAAGTTCGGAAGTTTCGTTGAGAGCGGTCGGTGACGTTCCCACGGTCGAGCAATTTTCGAATATCTTTATAAACTCACGAAGTGGGGCCGCGATGTTTCGCCCCGTCCGTCTTCGCGAAGTCGCCCATGTCGAAGACGGCTTGGATGAAATCCGAAGGATATCGCGCTTTAACGGAATTTCGGCTGTCGGATTAGGGATTAAAAAACTCAAAGGCGCTAACGCGGTTCAGGTCGGCGATTTGATCAAGAAGAAGATGCAGGAATTAAAACCGACACTTCCGAAAGGATACGATCTATCCATCGCCAATGATAATACCACGTTTATCCGCGACTCCGTCGAGGAGCTGATCTTTACGCTGGTACTTTCCGCGCTTCTTACGGGTTTTGTCTGCAGATTGTTTTTGGGAAGTTGGAGCAGTACTTGGAACGTCCTGCTTGCAATTCCCACTTCGGTGATGGGAACTTTCTTAATATTATATTTTGCGGGATTCACGCTGAATACCTTTACGCTTCTCGGGCTTTCTCTTGCCGTAGGTATCGTCGTAGACGATGCCATTATGGTCCTAGAGAATATCAGCCGGCATCGAGAGATGGGGAAGACTTGGTTTCAAGCTGCGTTGGACGGGGCGTCTGAAATCAGATTCGCCGCGTTAGCCGCCACTCTGGCGATTATCGCGATTTTTCTTCCAGTCGCTTTCATGTCCGGAATCATCGGTAGATATTTTCTGGAATTCGGAGTGACGGTCGCCGTTGCCGTAGCTCTTTCTTTGTTCGAAGCTTTGAGTTTTACTCCGATGAGAGCTTCTCGTTATCGGGAACATAAACTACAAGAACACAAAAAACGAGGTGGAAAGACGGCGATACGCTTTCCCGAGCCCGTGTCCGGTCAGAATCGATTCGAGCAAACGATCTCCAAACTTAAGATAGCGATCGCGCCGATTTCCTTCTTTAAAAAGATGGATCCGATTATCGAAAGATTCCTTCAATTTTCGGAGCGTATTTATGGTAAGGTGCTCGATTACGTAATTGCTTATCCGAAAGCGATCCTTTTCGCGGCTACACTTTTGTTCGCTCTCTCTCTTGGATTTTTACTGCTACTCAAAAAGGAATTTATTCCTCCTCAGGATATGGGGCGCTTCATCATTCGGGCAAAGATGCCGATCGGCTCTTCCATCTACCGGACGGACGAAGCCATGAAGAAGGTGGAAGAGTATCTTCTCAAGAAACCGGAAATTTCCAAGTATATGTCCAATATAGGCGGAATGGGCGGAACGGAATCCAATGGGGCGATGTTTTTTGTTTCGGTTAAAGACATGGGGCAACGGCCGAAGAGTAAGAAGACGGGGCGAGAGGTAACTCAGAACGAAATCTTTGCGGATTTACGGAAAGATTTAAAGGCTCTGGTTCCTGAATGTAAATTTTCCGTTCAAGACTTGTCGCAAAGGGGTTTTAGTGCAGGAAGAGGATATCCTGTCGAGTTAGTTCTATCAGGACCGGACTGGGCAAATCTAGCCAAAGTCTCCGACGAAATTCGAAATCGCTTGGATCAAAGCGGAGTTCTATTGGACATAGATACGGATTACGTTTCAGGACAACCGGAAGTCCGTATTTTACCTAATAGAGAATCGGCCGCCTTGAGAGGCGTTAGCATGGCGAACATAGGAAACACGATCGGACCTCTGATGGGCGGAAAGAAAGTCAGTAGATTTACCGAAAACGGAAGAAGTTACGATGTTCGTGTTAAGATTAACAAGGAGCAGGGAGAAAAAGCGGATATCATACCGAACATAAGCGTGCGTAACACGTATGGTGAATTCGTGCGCTTAAAAGACGTTCTGGTACTTCAAGCCACGAATACCCTAAAGAATATTACTCGCGTTAACCGGGACCGTACGATTAAAATATTCGGGAATCCTCCCGTAGCGGTCGGACAAAACAAATCGACGGAAGAATCCCTACGAATCGCAAAAGAAGTGCTTCCTGAAGGGTATTCGGTGGATGTGACAGGTTCCGCGAAGACTGCCGGAGAGTCAGCGAGTAGTCTGTTATTCGCCCTTGTTATGGGAATTGTGATGTCGTACATGATTTTAGCGAGTCAGTTCAATAGCTTAAAGCAACCGCTTTATATTTTATTAGCGATGCCTTTCAGTTTTTCCGGAGCCTTAATTGCGCTTTATATTACGAAACAATCATTCAATATGTATAGCTTTATCGGTTTAATCATGTTACTCGGGCTTGTTAAGAAGAACTCTATCCTATTAGTCGAATTCGTAAACCATGTCCGTTCGCAAGGAAAAAGCATTGCGGAGGCGATTCGAGAAGGGTGCCCTGTTCGTTTGCGACCGGTGTTGATGACTTCGTTTGCGTCAATTGCGGCAGCCATCCCGCCTGCTTTAGCGCTGGGACCGGGTTCCGAGACTCGGGTGCCGATGGCGATTACCATCTTGGGGGGACTGGTTCTCTCGACTCTTATTACTTTTATCGTGGTGCCGGCCGCGTATTTTCTTATGGAAAAGGAATCGAATGATAAGTTATCCCATACTAGATAA
- a CDS encoding biotin--[acetyl-CoA-carboxylase] ligase, whose amino-acid sequence MSFRLLEPDKGILLSDAISTNTILKGKEFPPGTWILADFQSQGRGRKNRAWAILGDEPFVFSGKFRSTGELPSPNLFSLFIGVSVAKALLSTYPSLHQSGDLKIKWPNDIFVNGKKVCGILIETEKEGEDWDWIVGIGINLFGKSFSEELPEAGFVTSLETESGRRNRFLETLLPLLNDATLSLADGKTYLSFINERLLWKENTIAYTENGVPQTAILLGVDDSGRLLVRSPSGEITEFIDSPEDFRSLG is encoded by the coding sequence ATGTCTTTTCGACTTCTCGAACCCGATAAAGGGATACTTCTTTCCGATGCAATCTCGACAAACACGATTCTAAAAGGGAAGGAATTTCCTCCAGGAACTTGGATCCTAGCTGACTTTCAGTCTCAAGGAAGGGGACGCAAAAATCGAGCCTGGGCAATACTAGGTGACGAGCCTTTCGTATTCTCTGGAAAGTTTCGTTCGACCGGAGAACTACCCTCCCCGAATCTTTTTTCCCTTTTCATCGGGGTCTCCGTCGCTAAAGCATTGTTATCAACCTATCCTTCATTACACCAATCGGGCGATCTTAAAATCAAATGGCCGAACGATATATTCGTGAACGGTAAGAAAGTTTGCGGAATTTTAATAGAAACCGAAAAAGAAGGAGAGGACTGGGATTGGATCGTCGGAATCGGGATTAATCTTTTCGGAAAAAGTTTCTCGGAAGAATTGCCCGAAGCCGGATTTGTGACGTCACTTGAGACCGAGTCTGGAAGAAGAAACCGTTTCTTAGAAACGCTCTTACCGTTGTTAAATGACGCGACTTTATCCCTCGCCGACGGAAAAACATATCTTTCATTTATTAATGAACGACTTCTATGGAAAGAAAATACGATCGCCTATACCGAAAACGGAGTTCCACAAACCGCAATATTATTGGGAGTAGATGATTCCGGACGCTTACTCGTTCGATCTCCTTCCGGGGAAATCACCGAATTCATTGACAGTCCGGAAGATTTTAGATCCCTGGGTTAG
- a CDS encoding ParB-like protein, producing MNDIQEYTADLQIDNFSVVETSALHPTQLCLGFREVQYRIGQFKEMSPDDLDAYLKENYLPIVIGPDKRPYVVDHHHRARAIELTDMRDTVYIKVLKNCSEWQERDFWLMMRENAWVYLFDKDGNPAETEEIPSRLEDLQDDKYRSLAWAVRKAGAYEKSDKPFQEFLWGDFFRQRIDFEDTEDGFQTAVNKAVELCKTHDAKHLPGFIKK from the coding sequence ATGAACGATATCCAAGAATACACTGCCGACCTGCAGATAGACAATTTCAGCGTGGTCGAAACTTCGGCTCTGCATCCGACTCAACTCTGTCTTGGATTCCGCGAAGTTCAATACAGAATCGGACAATTTAAAGAAATGTCTCCGGACGATCTGGATGCATATTTAAAAGAGAATTATCTTCCTATCGTGATCGGCCCGGACAAGCGGCCTTACGTCGTCGATCATCATCATCGCGCTCGTGCGATCGAACTCACCGATATGCGCGATACGGTTTATATTAAAGTTTTAAAAAACTGTTCAGAGTGGCAAGAAAGAGACTTCTGGCTAATGATGCGGGAAAATGCTTGGGTATACTTATTCGACAAGGATGGAAACCCTGCGGAAACGGAGGAGATTCCTTCTCGCTTGGAAGATCTGCAAGACGATAAATATAGAAGTTTAGCCTGGGCGGTGCGTAAAGCAGGCGCTTACGAAAAATCGGACAAACCCTTTCAAGAGTTCCTATGGGGGGATTTTTTTCGACAGCGAATCGATTTTGAAGATACGGAAGACGGATTTCAAACGGCCGTAAATAAGGCGGTCGAACTTTGCAAAACTCATGATGCAAAACATCTCCCAGGGTTCATTAAAAAATAA
- a CDS encoding YebC/PmpR family DNA-binding transcriptional regulator codes for MSGHSKWATIKRKKDAIDSKRGAIFTKVVKEITVAARMGGSDQEGNPRLRLAVLKAKSANMPKDNIERAIKKGTGELEGIVYEECLYECFGPGGIAIMVEAVTDKKSRTTPEIKSILTKLGGSLATTGSVSRLFERKGVIIVPSDQIGEEELFDLAAGAGAEDVQNEGEVYRIVSSPEDYEAVQNALNHKGIKTDESEIRFVPLVTTEVADKDTADKVMKLIDNLESHDDVQSVNSNFELAPELEKEYE; via the coding sequence ATGTCCGGTCATAGTAAATGGGCCACAATCAAGCGCAAGAAGGACGCGATCGATTCGAAACGAGGAGCGATCTTTACAAAAGTGGTAAAAGAGATCACCGTAGCGGCAAGAATGGGGGGATCGGACCAAGAAGGGAATCCTCGTTTACGCCTCGCGGTGTTGAAGGCTAAATCCGCGAATATGCCTAAGGACAATATAGAGCGAGCGATTAAAAAAGGAACCGGAGAATTGGAAGGCATCGTTTATGAGGAATGCCTTTATGAATGTTTCGGTCCTGGCGGTATCGCGATTATGGTCGAGGCTGTAACGGATAAAAAATCCAGAACCACACCGGAAATCAAAAGCATTCTGACTAAATTGGGAGGTTCTCTCGCTACAACCGGAAGCGTTAGTCGTCTTTTTGAAAGGAAAGGGGTTATCATCGTTCCTTCCGATCAGATCGGCGAGGAGGAACTTTTTGATTTGGCGGCCGGCGCCGGCGCTGAAGACGTTCAAAATGAAGGCGAGGTCTATCGAATAGTCTCGAGCCCTGAAGATTATGAGGCGGTCCAAAATGCCTTGAATCATAAAGGAATTAAAACCGATGAATCCGAAATTCGATTCGTTCCATTGGTCACCACCGAAGTAGCCGACAAGGATACCGCGGATAAAGTGATGAAATTAATCGATAATCTGGAATCTCACGACGATGTCCAAAGCGTAAATTCCAACTTCGAATTGGCTCCGGAATTGGAGAAAGAGTATGAATGA
- a CDS encoding Tll0287-like domain-containing protein: MNKNRSSFFRKIILQGTAIAILVQFFAVCDRNQDLEKKEIIKTLFEELQADLLKELQESIKKNGIASSIAVCKTISPAKERELSAKYPGLKLRRISEKNRNPEHAPNQWEAKVMADWKQFAKTGNPPYMFFESTPQELHAMKPILLANETCLKCHGPMEKMDAKTRAALIRLYPDDKATGYKLGELRGAFSATWKRL, translated from the coding sequence GTGAATAAAAATAGATCCTCCTTCTTCCGCAAAATAATCCTCCAAGGGACTGCAATCGCAATTTTAGTCCAATTTTTTGCCGTTTGCGATCGTAATCAAGATTTGGAAAAAAAGGAAATTATTAAGACCCTCTTCGAGGAACTGCAGGCGGATTTGTTAAAAGAACTCCAGGAATCCATAAAGAAGAACGGAATTGCCTCGTCGATCGCAGTGTGTAAAACAATTTCTCCGGCAAAGGAAAGAGAACTTTCCGCAAAATATCCGGGCTTAAAACTGCGAAGAATTTCCGAGAAAAATAGAAACCCTGAACATGCGCCGAACCAGTGGGAAGCGAAGGTAATGGCAGATTGGAAACAATTCGCCAAAACGGGAAATCCCCCGTATATGTTTTTTGAAAGTACTCCGCAGGAACTTCATGCCATGAAGCCGATCCTGTTGGCCAACGAGACCTGCCTAAAATGCCACGGCCCGATGGAAAAGATGGATGCAAAGACTAGAGCCGCGTTAATTCGGCTCTATCCGGATGATAAAGCTACAGGATACAAACTAGGAGAATTGCGAGGCGCGTTTTCCGCTACTTGGAAACGTTTATAA
- a CDS encoding bile acid:sodium symporter family protein gives MQLGVVERALLPSLLAIVMLGMGFGLGLSDFRRILTTPLQTLVGTIGHFVIMPLAAYAVVLILGLEYELALGVILVGSCPSGTTSNLINYLAKGDVALAVVITSVSTLLCPLLTPFIVSFFGSFLDAPSGKVLEISFIEMLKTVIIIIVIPITIGMSVNYRFPKIARAIERPYKIFSILFLLFVVGFVVFKNRSEFWNMISLVGAAVVLHNAFGFAAGYFLPKFLRIGERQCRTISIEVAIQNTTLGMTLAVQFFGPKVALPSAVFSIWMYLTGITIALVWSRLFPLPEEVES, from the coding sequence ATGCAATTAGGCGTTGTCGAACGAGCTTTACTTCCTAGTTTGCTTGCGATCGTAATGTTAGGAATGGGATTCGGTCTCGGCCTGAGCGATTTTCGACGAATCTTAACTACTCCGCTACAAACGTTAGTCGGAACGATCGGGCATTTCGTGATTATGCCTTTAGCCGCTTACGCGGTCGTTTTGATTTTAGGTTTAGAGTATGAATTGGCGCTCGGCGTCATTCTGGTAGGCTCCTGTCCCAGCGGAACGACTTCAAATCTCATCAATTATTTAGCTAAAGGAGATGTAGCTTTGGCGGTGGTAATTACTTCGGTTTCCACTCTACTTTGTCCGCTTCTGACTCCGTTTATCGTTTCGTTTTTCGGATCTTTTTTGGACGCACCGTCGGGAAAAGTTTTGGAAATCTCTTTTATAGAAATGTTAAAGACCGTAATTATCATTATCGTGATCCCGATTACGATAGGAATGAGCGTAAACTACCGGTTTCCTAAAATCGCTCGCGCGATCGAAAGGCCTTACAAAATATTTTCGATCCTATTTTTGCTTTTCGTAGTCGGGTTCGTCGTCTTTAAAAATAGAAGCGAATTTTGGAATATGATTAGTCTTGTCGGGGCGGCGGTCGTCTTACATAACGCATTCGGATTTGCTGCCGGATATTTCCTTCCTAAATTTCTTCGAATAGGAGAGAGACAATGTCGAACGATTTCGATCGAAGTTGCGATTCAAAATACCACGCTAGGAATGACTCTCGCTGTTCAATTCTTCGGTCCAAAGGTTGCGTTACCGTCGGCGGTGTTCAGTATCTGGATGTATTTAACGGGTATCACGATTGCTCTAGTTTGGTCCCGTCTCTTCCCGTTGCCTGAGGAAGTCGAGTCCTAA
- a CDS encoding crossover junction endodeoxyribonuclease RuvC encodes MKVLGIDPGSHRMGYAVLEKVKSVILVRTYGTIEVPPGTKSPVNLIAIRRQLDAILDEFRPDLACVEELFFAKNRSTAAKVYESRGVVLLTLGEHNVPVVEPTASQIKKGTTGSGTADKKDIKSAIRLLLGLRDLTGHDDSWDALASAYVGLAMAGSVGL; translated from the coding sequence ATGAAAGTCTTAGGCATCGACCCGGGCTCCCATCGCATGGGTTATGCCGTTTTAGAAAAAGTAAAGTCAGTTATTCTCGTTCGCACATACGGGACGATCGAAGTTCCGCCCGGTACAAAAAGTCCTGTAAATTTAATCGCGATTCGCCGCCAGTTAGACGCAATTTTGGACGAATTTCGGCCGGATCTAGCATGTGTGGAAGAGCTTTTTTTTGCGAAGAATAGATCCACTGCGGCCAAAGTCTACGAATCTAGAGGAGTCGTTTTACTCACTTTAGGAGAACATAATGTTCCTGTCGTTGAGCCTACCGCGTCTCAAATTAAAAAAGGGACTACCGGAAGCGGAACTGCGGATAAGAAAGATATAAAGTCCGCCATACGATTGCTGCTCGGATTGCGCGATTTGACCGGACATGACGATTCCTGGGATGCGTTGGCTTCCGCATACGTAGGTTTGGCGATGGCCGGATCCGTCGGTTTGTAA
- a CDS encoding type III pantothenate kinase, with amino-acid sequence MILVIDVGNTNTVFGIYRDGSKEPIFHRRTVTRRDRTSDEMGLFLRGFLREFEIDSSQIRGGIYSSVVPQLNPILERMIQDWFKIDPIGVHYQMKLPFGIKYPRPFEIGADRLVNAAAAVVDHPGKSIIIDLGTATTFCVVDESPNYLGGVIAPGLKGSMDALTRNAAQLPPIIFQAPTKILGDSTIESIQAGFFYGWIGLLEGIIREIKKRYGQEYTVIGTGGLVTTIHAAHPGIFDKIEPLLTLRGLQFLYELNH; translated from the coding sequence ATGATTCTAGTTATAGATGTCGGTAATACGAATACCGTTTTCGGAATTTATAGGGACGGTTCCAAAGAACCTATCTTTCATAGGCGAACCGTAACGAGAAGGGATCGGACCTCCGATGAAATGGGCCTTTTTCTACGAGGGTTTCTACGGGAATTTGAAATCGATAGCTCGCAGATTCGCGGAGGAATATATTCTTCGGTAGTTCCACAATTGAATCCAATCTTAGAAAGAATGATCCAAGATTGGTTTAAGATCGATCCGATCGGAGTTCATTACCAAATGAAGCTCCCGTTCGGAATTAAATATCCGAGACCGTTCGAGATCGGAGCCGACCGTTTGGTGAACGCCGCGGCTGCGGTTGTCGATCATCCGGGAAAAAGTATCATCATCGACTTAGGCACTGCAACGACGTTTTGCGTAGTCGACGAATCTCCGAATTACTTAGGAGGAGTGATTGCACCCGGCTTAAAGGGATCCATGGATGCTCTCACAAGAAATGCCGCCCAGTTGCCGCCGATCATATTCCAGGCGCCGACGAAGATACTAGGCGATTCCACGATCGAATCCATCCAAGCGGGTTTTTTTTACGGATGGATCGGTTTATTGGAAGGTATCATACGAGAAATTAAAAAAAGATACGGACAAGAGTACACCGTGATCGGGACCGGCGGATTGGTTACTACAATTCACGCAGCTCATCCCGGAATTTTCGATAAAATCGAACCTTTGCTAACTTTACGTGGATTACAATTTCTATATGAATTGAATCATTAA